A genomic region of Chlorobaculum parvum NCIB 8327 contains the following coding sequences:
- a CDS encoding 4a-hydroxytetrahydrobiopterin dehydratase, with product MTQLEKKHCVPCEGTEAPMAPEELQRQLSHIPDWNVVDDSGTPKLVRVFTFKDFNDALDFTVRVGQLAESEGHHPALLTEWGKVTVSWWTHAIGGIHLNDVIMATKTEKLV from the coding sequence ATGACACAGCTTGAAAAGAAACATTGTGTGCCCTGCGAAGGGACGGAAGCTCCCATGGCTCCGGAAGAGCTTCAACGCCAGCTCTCCCACATTCCGGACTGGAACGTTGTCGATGATTCCGGTACTCCGAAGCTTGTGAGGGTTTTTACGTTCAAGGATTTCAACGATGCGCTCGACTTTACCGTCAGGGTTGGCCAGCTCGCCGAATCCGAGGGGCATCATCCGGCACTTTTGACCGAATGGGGCAAAGTGACGGTTTCGTGGTGGACACACGCCATCGGAGGCATCCACCTGAACGACGTCATCATGGCGACGAAGACCGAAAAGCTGGTTTGA